Proteins encoded together in one Benincasa hispida cultivar B227 chromosome 1, ASM972705v1, whole genome shotgun sequence window:
- the LOC120067971 gene encoding class I heat shock protein-like — translation MSLILNELFDPFLSMINRCPVLNTPIDWKETPAAHIFIADLPGLKKEQVEVEVMEDGNGRLLQISGDRVDATANDENDESSGHKWRHVERCRGKFCRRFRLPENVKAGEVRAAMENGILTVTVPKEEVKKPEKKVIEIETV, via the exons atgTCTTTGATTCTCAACGAACTCTTTGATCCATTTCTTTCTATGATCAACCGTTGTCCTGTTTTGAATACCCCCATTGACTGGAAAGAGACTCCGGCCGCTCACATCTTCATCGCCGATCTGCCCGGGTTAAAGAAGGAGCAG GTCGAGGTGGAGGTGATGGAGGACGGCAATGGACGGCTGCTGCAGATAAGCGGAGATAGAGTAGATGCTACCGCCAACGATGAGAACGATGAGAGTAGCGGTCATAAATGGCGGCACGTGGAGCGTTGTCGGGGAAAATTCTGCAGGAGGTTCCGGCTGCCGGAGAATGTGAAAGCGGGCGAGGTGAGGGCGGCGATGGAGAATGGAATTCTGACAGTGACAGTGCCAAAAGAGGAAGTGAAGAAGCCGGAGAAAAAGGTGATTGAGATTGAAACAGTTTAG